GCGACTATCCTATTGATCGTTTCTCAGTTCGTGTTTTTAACTGATCAGGTCACTAATTTGATCAACTGGTCAGCAAAGATCGCAATCACACCAAACATTAAATGAGCCTTTACCTTCAAGGCTCCTCGAACCATAATGTTGTTTGCTCCGAACTCTTCCTTTAAACGACTATAGAACCGCTCCGCCGCTGTTCTTTCTT
This window of the Desulfomonilaceae bacterium genome carries:
- a CDS encoding IS5/IS1182 family transposase, which codes for ERTAAERFYSRLKEEFGANNIMVRGALKVKAHLMFGVIAIFADQLIKLVT